A stretch of the Ictidomys tridecemlineatus isolate mIctTri1 chromosome 5, mIctTri1.hap1, whole genome shotgun sequence genome encodes the following:
- the LOC110598144 gene encoding uncharacterized protein LOC110598144 isoform X1 — translation MPTSALGGGKAQDSTCQLGGDLRKTVGPGESAVATGDFGRKRFSLAAVSCVSFLRASPPRPQGHATGPLPVPFPSTPVLLDLLSERISDRNQASQTAARGTIWYKNRDLERQSDFFSTMESAGRLCSRQLSDSLQVWRSRGGGHGRSRLEKPGA, via the exons ATGCCCACATCAGCCCTGGGTGGAGGGAAGGCCCAGGACAGCACATGTCAACTGGGGGGTGACCTGAGGAAAACGGTGGGACCTGGGGAGTCTGCCGTGGCCACCGGGGACTTTGGCAGGAA GCGCTTTTCCCTGGCTGCAGTCTCCTGCGTGTCCTTTCTCAGAGCCTCTCCTCCCAGACCACAAGGCCACGCCACAGGGCCCCTGCCCGTCCCGTTCCCCTCTACCCCGGTCCTCCTAGATCTGCTAAGTGAAAGAATAAGTGACAGAAACCAGGCATCACAGACTGCGGCGCGGGGGACTATCTG gtatAAAAACCGAGACCTGGAGAGGCAGAGCGATTTCTTCAGCACCATGGAGAGCGCAGG CAGATTGTGCAGCCGGCAGCTCAGCGACAGCCTCCAGGTGTGGAGGAGCCGAGGAGGAGGCCACGGGAGATCGCGGCTGGAGAAGCCCGGGGCCTGA
- the LOC110598144 gene encoding uncharacterized protein LOC110598144 isoform X2 encodes MPTSALGGGKAQDSTCQLGGDLRKTVGPGESAVATGDFGRKRFSLAAVSCVSFLRASPPRPQGHATGPLPVPFPSTPVLLDLLSERISDRNQASQTAARGTIWYKNRDLERQSDFFSTMESAGLCSRQLSDSLQVWRSRGGGHGRSRLEKPGA; translated from the exons ATGCCCACATCAGCCCTGGGTGGAGGGAAGGCCCAGGACAGCACATGTCAACTGGGGGGTGACCTGAGGAAAACGGTGGGACCTGGGGAGTCTGCCGTGGCCACCGGGGACTTTGGCAGGAA GCGCTTTTCCCTGGCTGCAGTCTCCTGCGTGTCCTTTCTCAGAGCCTCTCCTCCCAGACCACAAGGCCACGCCACAGGGCCCCTGCCCGTCCCGTTCCCCTCTACCCCGGTCCTCCTAGATCTGCTAAGTGAAAGAATAAGTGACAGAAACCAGGCATCACAGACTGCGGCGCGGGGGACTATCTG gtatAAAAACCGAGACCTGGAGAGGCAGAGCGATTTCTTCAGCACCATGGAGAGCGCAGG ATTGTGCAGCCGGCAGCTCAGCGACAGCCTCCAGGTGTGGAGGAGCCGAGGAGGAGGCCACGGGAGATCGCGGCTGGAGAAGCCCGGGGCCTGA
- the LOC110598144 gene encoding uncharacterized protein LOC110598144 isoform X3 yields the protein MPTSALGGGKAQDSTCQLGGDLRKTVGPGESAVATGDFGRKRFSLAAVSCVSFLRASPPRPQGHATGPLPVPFPSTPVLLDLLSERISDRNQASQTAARGTIWYKNRDLERQSDFFSTMESAGASSLPWCHFVLSRGSAGVGIS from the exons ATGCCCACATCAGCCCTGGGTGGAGGGAAGGCCCAGGACAGCACATGTCAACTGGGGGGTGACCTGAGGAAAACGGTGGGACCTGGGGAGTCTGCCGTGGCCACCGGGGACTTTGGCAGGAA GCGCTTTTCCCTGGCTGCAGTCTCCTGCGTGTCCTTTCTCAGAGCCTCTCCTCCCAGACCACAAGGCCACGCCACAGGGCCCCTGCCCGTCCCGTTCCCCTCTACCCCGGTCCTCCTAGATCTGCTAAGTGAAAGAATAAGTGACAGAAACCAGGCATCACAGACTGCGGCGCGGGGGACTATCTG gtatAAAAACCGAGACCTGGAGAGGCAGAGCGATTTCTTCAGCACCATGGAGAGCGCAGG GGCAAGCAGCTTGCCCTGGTGCCACTTTGTCCTGTCCAGAGGCTCTGCAGGAGTGGGGATCAGCTGA
- the Slc13a3 gene encoding Na(+)/dicarboxylate cotransporter 3 isoform X7 has translation MAALAALAKKVWSARRLLVLLLTPLALLPVVFALPPKEGRCLFVILLMAVYWCTEALPLSVTALLPIVLFPFLGILPSSKVCPQYFLDTNFLFLSGLIMATAIEEWNLHRRIALKVLMLVGVQPARLILGMMVTTSFLSMWLSNTASTAMMLPIANAILKSLFGQKEAQKELSWEGDENTAAVRRSGLPAVPTEMRFLASTEEGHPDEVEAPLDLPADSKKEEEYRRNIWKGFLISIPYSASIGGTATLTGTAPNLILLGQLKSFFPQCDVVNFGSWFIFALPLMLLFLLAGWLWISFLYGGLSLRGWRKRKSKLRVDAEEKARAVIREEFQNLGPIKFAEQAVFILFCMFAILLFSRDPKFIPGWASLFPAGFVSDAVTSVAVVIVLFFFPSQRPSLKWWFDLKGVGAVGVDRGAAAPAAERAPGAGRAARHRGHRLLHRVRQQHGHHRHLPAHPGGAGHPPESEPAVPDDPGHGRLLLRLHAPRLHAPQLNRLRLRTPAGQRHAAQGDIFVPMGSKPG, from the exons GAGGGCCGCTGCCTGTTCGTCATCCTGCTCATGGCCGTCTACTGGTGCACCGAGGCCCTGCCCCTGTCAGTGACAGCGCTGCTGCCCATcgtcctcttccccttcctgggCATCCTGCCCTCCAGCAAGGTCTGCCCCCAGTACTTCCTCGACACCAACTTCCTCTTCCTCAGCGGTCTCATCATGGCCACTGCCATCGAGGAGTGGAACCTACACCGGAGGATCGCCCTCAAGGTCCTGATGCTCGTGGGAGTCCAGCCGGCCAG gctcATTCTGGGGATGATGGTGACCACCTCCTTCCTGTCCATGTGGCTCAGCAACACCGCCTCCACCGCCATGATGCTGCCCATTGCCAACGCCATCCTGAAGAGTCTCTTTGGCCAGAAGGAGGCTCAGAAGGAGCTCAGTTGGGAAGGTGATGAGAACACAG CTGCCGTGCGGAGGAGCGGCCTGCCCGCAGTGCCCACGGAGATGCGCTTTCTGGCCAGCACCGAAGA AGGCCACCCTGACGAGGTGGAGGCCCCGCTGGATCTGCCGGCTGACtccaagaaggaggaggaatatCGCAGGAACATCTGGAAGGGCTTCCTCATCTCCATCCCCTACTCGGCCAGCATCGGGGGCACCGCCACCCTCACGGGCACAGCCCCCAACCTCATCCTGCTGGGCCAGCTCAAGAG CTTCTTTCCACAGTGCGACGTGGTGAATTTCGGCTCCTGGTTCATCTTCGCGCTGCCGCTCATGCTGCTGTTCCTGCTGGCCGGCTGGCTCTGGATCTCCTTCCTGTACGGGGGCCTGAGTCTGAG GGGctggagaaaaaggaaatccAAGCTGAGAGTGGACGCAGAGGAGAAGGCGCGAGCTGTGATTCGGGAAGAATTCCAGAACCTGGGTCCCATCAA GTTCGCGGAACAGGCCGTTTTCATCCTGTTCTGCATGTTCGCCATCCTCCTCTTCTCCCGGGACCCGAAGTTCATCCCTGGCTGGGCCAGCCTCTTCCCCGCCGG GTTTGTGTCGGATGCTGTCACCAGCGTGGCCGTTGTCATCGTCCTGTTCTTCTTCCCGTCCCAGAGGCCCTCCCTCAAGTGGTGGTTTGACCTCAAAG GAGTCGGGGCTGTCGGCGTGGATCGGGGGGCAGCTGCACCCGCTGCAGAACGTGCCCCCGGTGCTGGCCGTGCTGCTCGTCACCGTGGTCATCGCCTTCTTCACCGAGTTCGCCAGCAACACGGCCACCATCGTCATCTTCCTGCCCATCCTGGCGGAGCTG GCCATCCGCCTGAGAGTGAACCCGCTGTACCTGATGATCCCGGGCACGGTCGGCTGCTCCTACGCCTTCATGCTCCCCGTCTCCACGCCCCCCAACTCAATCGCCTTCGCCTCCGGACACCTGCTGGTCAAAGACATG CTGCCCAAGGGGACATCTTTGTCCCCATGGGATCCAAGCCTGGGTGA